The following are encoded in a window of Ranitomeya variabilis isolate aRanVar5 chromosome 6, aRanVar5.hap1, whole genome shotgun sequence genomic DNA:
- the LOC143782028 gene encoding uncharacterized protein LOC143782028, producing MASRYGRLGTSEKWTPGRKSHLQISFLIVCGILGCVFLDIVEVWTPGVQLTSERVPPLRSPGDWNVYNVTKDGRKNFSDILAIVNITLSNTSSVWMYGPVIEELAPYNYPGRKYWPSTVLTNGTGTVKITHEDNIACWEAEMTELNLTTGLIESRVYANYTSRRLNDTSFIFCLNGTKLIVCFNMTDKVYSTDFRTYYPNWRDYLRIIQVMCRYVVLSLMLGLPGNIFFWMPKFNGPYVDNNNKTYDLSICEDTLEGKTCKLHLVYVKFAKNHIITTTIISNKMVKMGSVIANATSHYWYDIFLGYSPSAKKMLDWVIHPLLVVMIIVIILSIWNCYMAYKVFCRRPKVLMVTYGNGK from the exons ATGGCTTCACGGTACGGCCGTTTGGGCACATCAGAAAAGTGGACACCTGGGAGAAAAAGCCACTTACAG ATTTCCTTCCTAATCGTATGTGGAATCCTTGGATGCGTATTTTTGGACATCGTTGAAGTATGGACTCCCGGTGTCCAATTAACAAGTGAGCGAGTGCCACCTTTGAGGTCACCTGGTGATTGGAATGTCTACAATGTCACAAAGGATGGAAGGAAAAACTTTAGTGATATACTGGCTATTGTAAATATAACTTTATCTAACACTAGTTCTGTATGGATGTATGGGCCTGTAATTGAAGAACTGGCTCCATACAATTATCCAGGAAGGAAGTATTGGCCAAGTACTGTTTTGACCAACGGAACTGGAACTGTAAAGATAACACATGAAGACAATATAGCATGTTGGGAAGCTGAAATGACAGAATTAAATTTAACGACTGGACTAATCGAATCTCGAGTATACGCTAATTATACTTCTAGAAGGTTGAATGATACTAGCTTTATATTTTGTTTAAATGGAACAAAATTGATAGTGTGTTTTAATATGACAGATAAAGTATATTCCACTGATTTTAGGACGTATTATCCAAATTGGAGGGATTATCTTAGAATAATACAGGTAATGTGTAGGTATGTAGTATTGTCATTGATGTTGGGGCTTCCGGGGAATATATTTTTCTGGATGCCAAAATTCAATGGACCTTATGTTGATAACAATAACAAAACTTATGATTTATCTATCTGTGAAGATACTCTGGAAGGCAAAACTTGTAAATTACACTTAGTTTATGTAAAGTTTGCAAAAAATCATATAATCACTACTACGATTATAAGTAATAAAATGGTTAAAATGGGTTCAGTTATAGCCAATGCCACTTCCCATTATTGGTATGATATTTTTCTTGGGTACTCGCCATCCGCTAAGAAAATGTTGGACTGGGTAATCCACCCACTCCTAGTGGTCATGATAATAGTTATCATATTGTCAATATGGAACTGTTACATGGCTTACAAAGTGTTCTGTAGGAGACCTAAGGTCCTAATGGTCACCTATGGTAATGGCAAATAG